From the genome of Candidatus Desulfarcum epimagneticum:
CGGATCCATTCCCCTTTTTTTTCAAGGACCTTGAACGGAACGCCTTTTTTTACCCTGAAAAGAGACTCGTGGCTCTCCCCGGGTCCGGATCGGATGTCGCAGATTTCCGCCTTGATGATGACCGAGGGCGCGGGGCCCGCCAGGGGTTTGTAAATCCAGCCCCGGTCGTTTTCAAAGTCTTTGAAATAATGCCAGTTTCCCGATTCCCCGATGGGAATAAAGGGATAGTGTTTTTCCGCCCGCCACAAAACGTCATACTCGGCCCCGGGGCCTGAGCGGATGTTGGCCACCGGCGCCTTCACGGAAAGCCGGGGGGCTTTTTTCGTTTGTTTGGCCTCGTTTTCGTGCCGGGCCGCCGCCGGGATGAGCCAAAAGGCGGCCCATATGAAAAATACGAGCGGTAAAAACGCGATGTTTTTTTTCATTTTTTCTTAAGCGCTCCCGCGCTGTTTCCCGGGCCCGGCCTCGGGCCTGGCCAGTATCTTAAAGGCCATTTTGGACCCGATGACAAACCGTCTGTTTTCCACGGCCGCCACCAGCTGGCCCTCTCCCCGGTTGGTGATGATCCGGACCGTCTCGCCCCGGCGGATCCCCATGCTCAGCATCCGCGCCTCAAACCTTCGGCCGCCCAGGAATTTTTCAATGGTCGCCGTCTCCCCGGCCCTGGCCCTGGCCAGAGGGATCAGGTCGGAGCGCTCTTTGAGGCATTGGGAGCAGATGCCGTAGATGTCCATTTTATGCTGAAGCATGTGAAAACCGTGGGCCGCGGCGATCTCCATCTGGAGGTCCTCAAGCGCCTTGCTGTGAAACTCAATGATCTTCCGGCATTTGGCGCAGACCATGTGGTCGTGGCGCCGGTCCAGGATCAGGGGCTCGTAGCGGGGCGACCCGTTCTGGAAGCGGTTGGCCTGGGCGAATCCGTAAAAGCGCATCAGCTCAAGGGTCTCGGTCACGAAATCCCTGGAGAACCCCAGGCCTTCTTTTTTAAAAATTTCGAAAAGCTCGTCTGAGGTCAGGTGGGTGTCGCTTTTTAAAAAAACGTCGAGAATCTTGAACCGGTCTTCAAAACGGTCGATCCGCTCTTTTTGAAACAGTTTTTTAAACTGTTCCTTTTCCTGGATGTGGGAGTTCATCCGCATGTCGTCTCAGGTTTTTTATTCTTTATTTTTTATTTAAAAAAGCCGGGGGGGAGCTTCCAGAGAGTCGTCTCTAACTGGGGCCGGGGATTTCATAGGTGGAGCACGATCCCGAGGAGCAGGTCCGGTTCTGAACCGAGGGGCCGCCGGTCTTGGGGGCCGATGATCCGGCGCTCATGCTGTAATTCGTCGCGCTCAGGACCCTTTCAAATTCAGGCGAGTCGCACTCGGGGCACGCGGGTTTGGCGGTGTCTTCTTCTTTGACGGTGAGCCATTCAAAAAAATGGCCGCATTTTAAACATTTGAATTCGTATATGGGCATGGGGGGCTCCTTTCTTTTTATGTGTTCCTAATGTTAAGCATTTCCCTGGCATGTTCAAGGGTCGCCTCTGTGATCTTTTCCCCCCCGAGCATTCGCGCCACCTCACGCAGGCGCTCCCCGGAATCCAGGGGCCTGATCCGGGCCAGTGTCCGGCCGTCTTCCACATGCTTGGATATCCGGAAATGGGCGTCTGCGAACCGGGCGATCTGGGGAAGATGGGTGATGCAGATCACCTGGTGGCGGGTGGACAGGGACAAAAGCTTTTTCCCCACCACCTCGGCCACCTCGCCGCCGATTCCCGCGTCCACTTCGTCGAACACCACGGTCTCCAGGGACTCGTTTTCAGACAGTATGGCCTTTAAGGCCAGCACCACCCGGGACAGCTCACCGCCCGAGGCGATGGCGGCCAGGGGTTTGCCGGGCTCGCCGGGATTGGGGGCGATGACGAAGGAGGCCCGGTCCATCCCGGTTTCGCCGATCATGAATTTTCCGACCATGAGATACGGGTTGTGGCCTTCGGGCGCGGGCGCGGGATCAAGGGACACGGAAAACCGGGTCCGGGGCATTTTAAGGGACGCCAGCTCGGCCTCCGCTTTTTTGGACAGAGTTTTGGCGGCTTTTTTCCTTTTTTCGGACAAATCCAGGCAAAGGGCCTTTCGTTTTTCGTGGGAGGACTGGATGGCCGCCTCGATTTCGGCCCGGGTCTCCGCCAGGCCCTCAATGCCCGCGCGCTCTTTCCGGACAGAGTCGAGATGGGCCGAAATCCCCTCCAGACTCCCCCCGTATTTGCGTTTGAGCCTGTTGAGCGTGTCCACGCGCGCCTCGATCTCCTCCAGACGGTTTTCATCGATGGAGATATCCGCCAGGTATCCCCGCAACTCCTGGGCGATATCCTCCACCTGGAGAGAGGCGTCCTCCACAGCCCGGGCGTGGGGTTTGAGCGCCGGATCGATGTCCGCGGCTTTTTCCAGGCTCCGGGCCGCCGCCGCCATTTTTTCCACCACGGAGCCCTGGCGGCTGTAAAGCTCCTCTATGCTGTTGTAGGCGGTCTCGTACAAAGTGGCGTGGTTTTTGATCCGGAGCCGCTCCTCTTCCAGGTCCCGGTCTTCGTCCGGCTGTATCCGGGTTTTTAAAATTTCGTCCTCCTGGAATCTGAGCAGCTCGATCCGCTCGGCCCGGCGCTCTTCCCGGGACCGGATTTCATCCAGTTTTTCGATGAGGGGCAGGGCCTCTTTGTGGAGCCGGGTCAGCTCCTCGCGCATGGAGGAAAGACCCGCGAACTGATCCAGAAGGAAAAGATGGCTCTCCTCTTTTAAAAGACCCTGGTGGGAGCGCTGGGCCGATATGCCGGCCAGGCCCCCGGCGATGGATTTAAGCAGGCCGATGGTGGCCAGGCGTCCGTTGACATGAATCCGGCTTCGGCCGTTCCGGGCGATCACGCGCCTGGCCACAAGCTCATCTGAGGGCTCGTGACCCGCCGCCTCCAGCTTTTGGGAGACATCTTCGGGAATGTCGAACAGCGCCTCGATCTCGGCGGTCTCCCCGCCTGAGCGGATGAGGTCTGAATGGGCCCGGCCGCCCAGAAGCAGGGTCATGGCGTTGATGATCACGGATTTCCCGGCCCCGGTCTCCCCGCTTAAGATGGTGAGCCCTTCCTGGAATGTGATGCTCAGATCGTCAATGATGGCGAAATTTTTAATGGAAAGTTCCAGAAGCATAGAGTACCCTTTAAGGGTTTTTGTTTAAAAACGCAAGGATTTATTGGCCCGAAATCCGGCGCGGGCCGTTCAGCGGGGCGCCTTCGCCGGGGGCGGGCGCTCATATTTAAGTTGACAAGACGGGAAAAAAAGACATAAAAGACATAGTTTTATGACATTGAACAGGCCGGGGTGGAATGGAGACGGATTTTGCGGACATTGATCAGATCAAAAGAACCGCCGTCGGGGCGGCCTACAAAGGCGGGGCCTTTATCCGGGAGCGTTTCGGAAAAATCCGGAAGGTGTCCAAGAAAGGCGCCATTGATCTGGTGACCGAGGCGGATATCGGCGCCGAAGAGATCATCATCCGGACCGTGCGAAGCCGCTATCCCGACCACGGGATACTGGCCGAGGAAAGCGGGGCCCGAAACGAAGGCGCCGAATGCCTGTGGACCATCGATCCCCTGGACGGCACCACGAATTTCACCCACGGGCTTGGCATTTTTTCCGTTTCCATCGCTTTTTCGGTCCGGGGGGAGGAAGAGGCCGGCGTGGTTTTCAACCCCATGACAGGCGAGCTTTTCTCAGCGGTCCGGGGGCGGGGAGCCGACCTGAACGGACGCCCCGTCCATGCCTCATCGACGCGGGAGCTGTCCGAAAGCCTTCTGGTCACGGGGTTTCCGTACCGTTTCTCCGAGATCATGCCGGACGCCCTGGCGGTTTTCGGAAGGTTCATGGAGGCGTCCCGGGGGGTTCGCCGCCTGGGCTCCGCGGCGCTGGACCTGTGTTTTGTGGCCTGCGGACGCTTTGAGGGTTTTTGGGAGCAAAACTTAAAACCCTGGGACACGGCCGCCGGCGCCCTCATCGCCCGGGAGGCCGGGGCGCTTGTGACGGATTTTTCCGGAGCGCCCCACCGGCCGGAAAAAAAGGAGATACTGGCGGCCGGGCCGAACGCTCACAAAGAGATGCTTTCACTTATAAGGACGATTGAATGAAAATACCGGAAGATGACATGACCATTGACGAACGGATGGAATGCTTCGGCGAATTCCATCTGGCGGACCCTGTCTGCAGAAAATTTTGCTCCATCAGCCTGCGCTGCGTCATGGAGCGCGATGAAAAGGCGCGGGCGGAAATGCTGGAAGAGCTGGTTTTCACGGACAGCGCTTCCATGAAAATGCAATAGGAGGCCCGGCCGGGCCTTGATATGACGCTTTACACCACCCTTCTTCGGGTCGCGGCCCTTTTGGGGCTTCCCCTGATCATCCCCTGGGTTCTTCTGTCCGCCAAAAGACGGAAAACCGTTCCCGGACGCCTGGGTCTGGGAAACCCCTGGCCCAGGCTCCCCCAAAGGCCCATCTGGATTCACGCCCTTTCGGTGGGCGAGGTTCTTTCAGCCGCGCCTTTGGCAAATGCCCTTTCAAAAACGCGCGGCCCCGGGGGAATCGTGTTTTCCGTCTCCACCCTCACCGGGCTCGAAGTGGCCCGGAAGACGCTTCCACTCGATCCCCGGCATATCTTTTTTTTCCCATACGATTTTAAACGCCTGGTCCGAAAAGCCGTGGGCGTCGTCCGTCCCCGCATGGCGGTCATCGTGGAGACGGATGTCTGGCCCCATTTCATGGGTGAATTAAAACGCCGCCGCGTCCCGGCGGTCTGGGTCAACGCCCGGCTTTCGGAAAGATCGTTCCGGGGCTATGGCCGGTTTCGATGGTTTTTCAAGCCGCTGTTTTCCACCTTTTCGAAAATCGCCGTCCAGACCCGGGAGGACGCCCGGCGTTTCACGGCCCTGGGCGTGGACCCGGACCGGATCCGGGTGGCCGGGAATCTGAAGTTTCACCAGGACGCTGATTCCGGGGCTATGGCCGGGGCCGGGGACGAAAAGGCCCGGCTGGGGCTTTCGCCGGGGCGAAAGGTGTTTGTGGCCGGAAGCGTTCACAGGCCCGAGGAGGCCGCGCTGGCGGATGTGTTCAAACGGCTCAGGGGCGACCATCCGGATCTGTTTATGATCGCGGCCCCCCGGGACCCGTCCCGGGCCGGGTCCCTGGTCCGCCTTCTCAGGGCCGGGGGATTTCGCGCCGGGCCGCTGTCCGAAGATCCGGGCGCCGAAAAGCGCGACGCGGTGGTGGTGGATCAAATCGGGGTTTTGCGCCGTCTTTACGCGGCGGGCGACGCGGCCTTCATCGGCGGAAGCCTGGCCAGGCGCGGCGGGCACAATCCCCTTGAGCCGGCGGCCTTTGGAAAACCCGCGGTGTTTGGCCCGGACATGAGCGATTTCGCGGAAATTTCCCGGAAACTTCTGGAGAGCGGGGGGGCCTTTGCCGCGGCCGACGCCCGGGAGGTTTATGAAATCGTGTCCGGCCTTCTGGCGGATGAAAAAAAAGCCCGGGCCGCCGGAAAAAAAGCGCGGGAGGTTTTTGATCAGAACCAGGGCGCCCTGGACCGGGTTCTTGAGATAATAGAGACTGCGGGGAGTTAAAAAAACAATAGGGTGGCCAAGACAGGGGAAATGTGGTAGGGAAGCGAAAGAAAAACAAGGGGGGATCAGAAAAAATGGCGCCAAAGGACATGGAAAAATTCCAGGAGCGGCCGGCGGCCCGTTCCCTGGAAAAACTGGCGGAACTGTTTAAACGAAAGGGCCTGGCCGGACCGGACGGGGCTTTTGCGCTTCCGTTCAATATGAAGCGCGTCACCTACCATCCCGACGGTCAGCTTCTGATCGGCGCGGCGGTGTATGAGACCATTCGCCGGATGGGGCTTAAGCCCGCGGCCATGGGCGGCATGACCACCGGGGCCGATCCCGTGGCCATCGCGGCGGCCTTCGCCTCGCGCCTGAAAGACGATCCCATCCATGCCTTTGTGATTCGGAAAAAGGCCAAAGACCACGGGATCAAAGGCCAGGTGGAGGGAAACGCGGAGCCCGGGGACCCGGTGGTCATGCTGGATGATTTCGCCGTCACAGGCAAGACCATGATTGAGTCCGTGGACATTGCGAAAAAAACCGGTCTGAATGTTCTGGCGGCCCTGATTCTTCTGGACATGTCCGGGGGAAAGGCGCTTGAGAATATTCAGGCGCATGTCCCCAGGGCGCTTGCTCTTTTGACCCCAAAGGATTTTTGAAAAAACCCATGAGACGGACCGGACATATGTGGAGACACGCGGCGGCGGCCGCCCTTTTCTTTTTTTTGTGTTCAGGATGCGTGATTTTCGCCCCGGAAAAGCGCCCCGGCGCGCCCCTGGACATGCCGGAGCGCTATTCCGTCCGGACCCGGGCCGCCGGGGACGGGGATTCGTTCGGGGGGGAGTGGTGGCGCGCCTTTGGAAGCGAGGAGTTAAACCGCCTGGTGTCCCGGGCGCTGTCCGGCAACTTCGACATTGAGACGGCCCGGGCCAGACTGGCCCAGGCCCAGGCGTCGGCCCGGAAAATAAACGCCGGGGCCATGCCCGTTTTGACCGGGGAGGCCGGCGCCGGGACTTCCAAAAACCGGGTCCGGGCCTCTTCGCGGGCGCCCGCGAAGATTTCCGAACAGGAGTCATGGAGCCTGGGAATGGCGGCCTCCTACGAGATTGATCTCTGGGGCCGGGTCCGGTCCATGCGCCGGGCCGGGGCCGCCGGCGCGGCGGCGGCCCGTGAGGATATGGAGGCGGCGGCCATGACGGCGGCCGCCCGGACAGTGGAGACCTGGATCGATCTCATCGCCGTTCGCCGGGAGATGGCCACGCTCCAAAAACAGATTCAAAACGCCCAAAGCCTGCTTGAAGCGCAAAAGGTCCGTTTTTTAAACGGCCGGGCCCGGGCCATCGAGGTGTCGGGCCAGAAAGAGGCCCTGGCCGCCATCCGCTCCGAGGCCCCGATTCTTCGTCTTTCCGAAAGACGCCTGATGACGGCCCTGGCCTTTCTTTTGGGAATGGCCTCTCCCAGTCATCTGGAAATCGCCGAATTCGACATTCCCGAGCCGCCGCCCATGCCCCCGGCGGGGGTTCCGGCGGATCTTCTGGCCGGACGGCCCGATGTCCGGGCCGCCTCTTTGCGCCTTCAATCGGCGGATTGGGAGGTTTCAGCGGCCCGGGCCGACCTGCTTCCATCCCTGTCCCTTTCCGGACGCTCAAGTTTTGCCGCCGCCGAGACCGGCCTTTTGTTTGACAACTGGCTTTTGAATCTGGCCGCCGGTCTGACCGGGCCTCTTTTTGACGGGGGCCGCAGGGGCGCCGAGGCGGACCGGGCCCGGGCCGTGGCCCGGGAGCGTCTGACCGCCTACGCCCGGACCGTGGCCGAGGCCGTGAAAGAGGTCGAGGACGCCATGGCCGAAGAGGAGCGGCGCAGGGTTTACGCGGGGCTTTTAAAACAGCGCCTCAAAGCCGCCGGGGAAACCATGAAAGAGGCGTTTTTGCTGTATCGAAACGGGGCCGGGGACTATTTGTCATACTCAGGAGCCCTGACCTCCTTCTGGAGTCTTGAAAGACTGGTTGAGACCGAAAAGGCGGCCCTGGCCAAGGCGCGGGTGGGTGTGTTTCGGGCGCTGGGGGGAAACTGGACCCGGGAGCCGGCCCAATGGGGCGCCGAGTCCGATGAACAGGGGAATGGGAAAAAATGAGCGCGGCAAAAGAAAAAAACACTGGCGGAATCCTGGCGAAAATTTTGGTCCCGGCTGTGCTGATCGCGGCGGGCGCGGCCGGCTGGTTTTATTTTAAGCATTCGGCGCCGGAAATCAAACGAAAGCCTCCCACGCCCCGCGTCGCGGCGGTGGAGGCGATCACGGCCATGCGCGGGGACGTCCGGGCGAGGGTTTCCGCCCTGGGGGTGGCCAAACCCGCCCGAACCGTTATTCTCAGGTCCCGGGTGTCCGGGGAGGTGAGGCGCGTCTCTCCCCGTCTGGTCCCCGGGGGCCGTTTTCAAAAGGGCGAGGAGATCGCCTCCATAGACCCCGCCGATTACCGGGCCGATCTCAAAAAGGCCCAAAGCGCCCTGGAAAGGGCCCGGGCCGACTTGATGATCGAACAGGGAAGCCGTCGCGTGGCCGAAGAAGAGCTTAAAATTCTGTCTGAGACAGGCGCGGCCGAAATCGTCGAAACCGATTTGATTTTAAGAGAGCCCCAGCTCAAAAAGGCCCGGGCCGTCGTGGCGTCGGCCGAGGCGGATCTGGCCAAAGCCGGGCTGAATCTCAAACGGACCTCCATCCGGGCCCCCTTCAACGCCCTGACCCTTGAGCGTCACGTGGAGCCGGGCTCCGTGGCCGGCTCCCAGGACCCCATCGCCACCCTGGCCGGCGCCGATGATTACTGGGTGGAGGTCTCGGTCCCCCTTGACCGCCTCCATATGCTCAATATTCACCCCCGGAAAGGCTCCCGGGCCCTGGTCCGCTCTCAGACGGGCGACGGCGTGTGGGAGGGAAGGGCCATCCGCCTGGCCGGACGCCTGGAGGAAAAAACCCGGCTGGCCACCGTGATCGTCCGGGTGGCCGACCCCCTGGGACCGGCCGCCGGGAAGAAAAAGGCGGGACGCCCGTCCCGGCCTTTGATGATCAACGATTATGTGGAGGTGGCGTTTTCGGGAAAAACCATCCGCTCCGCCATTCCCCTTCCCCGGAAAGCCCTGCGGGATGGGGACGCCGTGTGGCTGTATGACGACGGCAGGCTTCGGATCGTGAAGGCGGACCTGGCCTGGAAACAGGACGGACTGGTTCTGGTGGAAAGCGGCCTTGAGGAAGGCGAAAAGGTCATTGTCTCGGATATTTCCCTGCCGGTGGAGGGGATGCCCCTGGTCCTCATGGAGGGGAAAAAGACAAAAGAGGAAAACGCCCCATGAGCGACGGGATTTCCCATGAAAAACCCAAAGGACCCATTTCCTGGATGACGGCCAATCCGGTGGCGGCCAACCTTCTGATGATTCTTCTTGTCGTGGGCGGGCTTCTGATCGGCATGAGGGTGAAGCAGGAGGTGTTTCCCGACTTCAACCTGGACATGGTCAATATTTCCGTGGCCTACCCCGGCGCGAGCCCCGGGGAGGTGGAGAACGGGGTGGTCCTGGCCATTGAGGAGGCCATTCGGGACATTGAGGGCGTGGATGAGATGGTGTCCACCTCCTCTGAAGGCTTGGGTTTTGTGAGCGTGGAGGCGGTCAAGGGCGCCGATGTGGACACGCTGTGGCTGGAAATCAAAAACCAGGTGGACAGAATCGACACCTTTCCGGACGAGGCCCTGGACCCCAATGTGTCCATCGCCTCAAGGGACCGGGACGTCATCACCATCGCCCTTTTCGGCTCCGTGGGCGAGGCGGTCCTGCGGGAGGCCGGGGAGCAGGCCCGGGACGAGTTTCTTTCGCATCCCGACATCACCCGGGCGGAGCTTTCCGGGGTCCGGGACCATGAGATTCATGTGGAGGCCCCCACGGATCGGCTTCGCATGCACGGCCTGACCCTGGGCGACATCGCCTCGGCCATCCGCTCGGCCTCCGTGGAGATGGGCGGGGGGGCGCTCAAGACGGAAAGCGGGGACCTGCTGGTCCGGGTCGACGACCGAAGGGACTACGCCGCCGAGTACGCCCGGCTGCCCCTTCTGACCCAGGAAAGCGGGGCGCGGATTTTCCTGGGAGATGTGGCCGCGGTGTCCGAGGGCTTTGAGGACACGGATTCCTGGGCGTTTTACAACGGCGAAAAGGCCGTCCTCATCGAGGTGTACCGGGTGGGGGACCAGACCCCGGCCCGTGTGGCGGCGGGCGCCCGGGCCGTCATGGAAAGACTCAAGGCCGAGCTGCCCCCGGGGCTTCATCTGGAGGTGGTCCGGGACCTGTCCCTTATTTTTGAGCAGCGCGCCGAGCTTTTGCTCAAAAACGCCGGCCTGGGGCTTATTCTCGTGTTCATCCTTCTGGCCCTTTTTCTGGAGCCGGGACTGGCTTTCTGGGTCAGCATGGGCATCCCCATCTCTTTTCTGGGCGCGTTTCTCATCATGGGAAACCTGTCCATCTCCATCAACATGGTCACCATGTTCGCCTTTATCGTCACTTTGGGAATCGTGGTGGACGACGCCGTGGTGGTGGGGGAAAACATTTACCATTTCAGGCGCCGGGGCCTGTCCTTTTTTCAAGCGGCGGTGAAAGGCGCCCGGGGGGTGGCGCTGCCGGTGGTGTTCAGTGTGCTCACCAACATGGCGGCCTTTCTGCCCATGTTTTTTGTGCCCGGCGTCATGGGCAAGATTTTCCGATACATTCCCATGGTGGTGATCAGCGTGTTCGCCATTTCCCTGGTGGAAAGCCTTTTTGTTTTGCCGTCCCACCTGTCCCACGGCCGGAAAAAAGAGCCGGGACGGCTCAATTTCCCGGCGAGGTGGCAAAGAAAATTCAGCGCCGTGTTTGAGGCGTTTGTCCGGGGCCCCTACGCCCGGTTTCTGACATGGGTGTTAAGCCATCGATATTCCGTCATCGCCCTGGGTGTGGCCATGCTCATGGCCACGGCGGGCTATTTGTCCTCGGGCCGCCTGGGCATGGAGATGTTTCCCAAGGTTGAGTCGGACTACGCCTACTGCGAGGCCGTTCTTCCCTACGGCTCCCCCGCGTCCCAACTCATGGCCGCGGAGGGGCGGCTGGTTCAGGCCGCCCGGGAGGTGGGCCGGGAAAACGGCGGGGAAAAGCTGGTCAAGGGCGTGTTTTCCCGGGTGAGCGGCAACCGGATCACGGTCCGGTTTTACCTCACCGATCCCGATATCCGGCCGGTGAGCACCGGGCGGGTCACGACGCTGTGGCGCGAGCGGGCGGGAAAGATTCCCGGCCTGGAATCTTTGGCTTTTGAATCGGACCGGGGCGGGCCCGGCTCCGGACGGGGGCTTTCCATTCAGCTCAGCCACCGGAACAAAGATATCCTGGAAAGGGCCGGGGCGGCGCTGGCTGAAAAGATCGAGGAGTATCCCATGGCCCAGGACATCGATGACGGATCGGCCAGGGGGAAACGCCAGCGCGACATCCGTTTGATGCCGGCCGGCGAGCGCATGGGGCTCACCTCCCGTGAGGTGGCGGCCCAACTCCGGGGGGCCTTTTACGGCATTGAGGCCGTCAAAAATCAGCGGGGCCGAAACGAGCTGACGGTCCGGGTCCGTCTTCCCGAATCCGAGCGGGCCTCCGAGTCCACCCTGGATGACCTGACCCTTCTGGCGCCCCGTGGAGAGATTCCTTTGCGAAACGCCGTGGAAATCATCCCCGGCCGGGCCTACACGTCCATCAACCGGACCGACGGCCGCCGGGTGATTTCAGTGACGGCCAACGTGCGGCCCCGGTCCCAGGCCGACACCCTGAAAAAGGCCCTGGAAAAAGACGTTCTGCCGGATTTAAAGAAGCGTTTTCCCGGCCTTTCCCACAGCTTCAAAGGCCGCCAGGCCGAGACCCGGGAAAGCGTTTCCAGCCTGATGACCGGGCTGGCCATGGCGCTTATCCTGGTGTACGCCCTTTTGGCCGTCCCGCTTAAAAGCTATCTCCAGCCTGTGATCATCATGTTTTGCATCCCCTTCGGCATGATCGGGGCTGTTTTGGGCCATATCATCATGGGATACAGCCTTTCGGTGATCAGTCTGTTCGGCATTGTGGCCCTGGCCGGCGTGGTGA
Proteins encoded in this window:
- the mdtB gene encoding MdtB: multidrug resistance protein, AcrB/AcrD/AcrF family, translated to MSDGISHEKPKGPISWMTANPVAANLLMILLVVGGLLIGMRVKQEVFPDFNLDMVNISVAYPGASPGEVENGVVLAIEEAIRDIEGVDEMVSTSSEGLGFVSVEAVKGADVDTLWLEIKNQVDRIDTFPDEALDPNVSIASRDRDVITIALFGSVGEAVLREAGEQARDEFLSHPDITRAELSGVRDHEIHVEAPTDRLRMHGLTLGDIASAIRSASVEMGGGALKTESGDLLVRVDDRRDYAAEYARLPLLTQESGARIFLGDVAAVSEGFEDTDSWAFYNGEKAVLIEVYRVGDQTPARVAAGARAVMERLKAELPPGLHLEVVRDLSLIFEQRAELLLKNAGLGLILVFILLALFLEPGLAFWVSMGIPISFLGAFLIMGNLSISINMVTMFAFIVTLGIVVDDAVVVGENIYHFRRRGLSFFQAAVKGARGVALPVVFSVLTNMAAFLPMFFVPGVMGKIFRYIPMVVISVFAISLVESLFVLPSHLSHGRKKEPGRLNFPARWQRKFSAVFEAFVRGPYARFLTWVLSHRYSVIALGVAMLMATAGYLSSGRLGMEMFPKVESDYAYCEAVLPYGSPASQLMAAEGRLVQAAREVGRENGGEKLVKGVFSRVSGNRITVRFYLTDPDIRPVSTGRVTTLWRERAGKIPGLESLAFESDRGGPGSGRGLSIQLSHRNKDILERAGAALAEKIEEYPMAQDIDDGSARGKRQRDIRLMPAGERMGLTSREVAAQLRGAFYGIEAVKNQRGRNELTVRVRLPESERASESTLDDLTLLAPRGEIPLRNAVEIIPGRAYTSINRTDGRRVISVTANVRPRSQADTLKKALEKDVLPDLKKRFPGLSHSFKGRQAETRESVSSLMTGLAMALILVYALLAVPLKSYLQPVIIMFCIPFGMIGAVLGHIIMGYSLSVISLFGIVALAGVVINDSLVFVDFANQRVRKGKTPKEAVIEAGIQRFRPILLTTLTTSGGLAPMIFETSRQARFLIPMAISLGFGILFATFITLAMIPSLYLLTADLKRFFGFGPYLKR